The following are from one region of the Candidatus Amarolinea dominans genome:
- a CDS encoding carbohydrate ABC transporter substrate-binding protein has product MDAGGAAPPPASDKGKVEVFSWWTGGGEAAGLDAMIKIFKAQYPNIEFVNAAVAGGAGTNARAVLASRLQAGDPPDSWQGHAGQELIGTYVDGKQIQPLNDLYTAEGWLAVMPKTLIPLISKADSIYSVPVNIHRANVLWYNPKVLTDNKITVPTTVEEWITAMDTLKAAGVQPLALGEQWTKMHLFETVLLGSLGPEKYNGLWSGATDWTGADVTAALANYAKVLTYANTDSASLSWQDASQLVVNGDAAFNVMGDWAEGYFRELGKKPQADYGWAPVPGTVGTFQFLSDSFVLAVGAPDANAATAWLKIAGSKSGQEAFNPVKGSICARTDCDKTLFGEYLQSAMADWASNTVVGSLTHGVVANDSWKSEIDTALGLYIADSKADVFQAALAAACKSSGTCK; this is encoded by the coding sequence CTGGATGCAGGCGGCGCTGCCCCCCCACCGGCATCAGACAAGGGCAAGGTGGAAGTCTTCTCCTGGTGGACAGGCGGCGGTGAAGCTGCTGGCCTCGACGCCATGATCAAGATCTTCAAGGCGCAGTATCCGAACATTGAGTTCGTGAATGCCGCTGTCGCCGGCGGCGCTGGCACCAATGCCCGTGCCGTGCTGGCCTCACGCCTGCAAGCTGGCGATCCGCCGGATAGCTGGCAAGGTCACGCGGGTCAGGAACTCATCGGCACCTATGTTGATGGCAAGCAGATCCAGCCGTTGAACGATCTCTACACGGCCGAGGGCTGGCTCGCTGTCATGCCCAAGACCCTGATCCCGCTGATCTCTAAGGCTGACAGCATCTACTCCGTCCCGGTCAACATCCACCGCGCCAACGTGCTGTGGTACAACCCCAAGGTCCTGACCGACAACAAGATCACGGTGCCGACCACCGTCGAAGAGTGGATCACGGCCATGGACACCCTGAAGGCCGCCGGTGTGCAACCGCTGGCCCTGGGCGAACAATGGACCAAGATGCACCTGTTCGAAACCGTTCTGCTCGGCTCACTTGGGCCGGAGAAGTACAACGGACTCTGGAGCGGCGCGACCGATTGGACCGGCGCTGACGTGACCGCGGCCCTGGCCAACTATGCCAAGGTCCTCACCTACGCCAACACCGATTCGGCGTCGCTCTCCTGGCAGGATGCCTCGCAGCTCGTCGTCAACGGCGACGCCGCCTTCAACGTCATGGGCGACTGGGCCGAAGGCTACTTCCGCGAACTGGGCAAGAAGCCGCAGGCCGATTACGGCTGGGCGCCGGTTCCTGGCACTGTGGGCACCTTCCAGTTCCTGTCTGACTCCTTCGTCCTGGCTGTGGGCGCGCCCGACGCCAATGCCGCGACGGCCTGGCTGAAGATCGCCGGCTCCAAGTCGGGTCAGGAAGCGTTCAACCCTGTGAAGGGCTCGATCTGCGCCCGCACCGACTGTGACAAGACCCTCTTCGGTGAGTACCTGCAGTCGGCTATGGCCGATTGGGCCAGCAATACCGTGGTCGGCTCGCTGACGCATGGTGTGGTGGCCAACGACTCCTGGAAGTCAGAAATTGACACCGCGCTCGGCCTGTACATCGCCGACAGCAAGGCCGATGTCTTCCAGGCCGCTCTGGCTGCCGCCTGCAAGAGCTCCGGCACCTGCAAGTAA